The Nakamurella deserti genome contains a region encoding:
- a CDS encoding histidine phosphatase family protein: MPTAVAPGRIVLIRHGETEWSATGRHTSVTDIHLTPHGEDQARRIPEILTALRVHPVTVLASPRVRARRTAELAGLQPEIEPDLAEWNYGDYEGLTTAQIRDARPGWSLFTDGAPGGDSPAAIGERADRVLHRARGLLAGGDVALVCHGHMSRVLAARWVGLDAGCARVLAQDPACVTVLGSYRGDPIIDHANVPPGPANASTGTPERHH; this comes from the coding sequence CTGCCCACGGCGGTCGCGCCCGGTCGCATCGTGCTCATCCGCCACGGCGAGACCGAGTGGAGCGCCACCGGCCGGCACACCTCGGTCACCGACATCCACCTGACGCCCCACGGCGAGGACCAGGCGCGCCGCATCCCGGAGATCCTCACCGCGCTGCGGGTGCACCCGGTGACCGTGCTGGCCAGCCCCCGGGTGCGGGCCCGGCGCACCGCCGAGCTCGCCGGCCTGCAACCGGAGATCGAGCCCGACCTGGCCGAGTGGAACTACGGCGACTACGAGGGCCTCACCACCGCGCAGATCCGGGACGCACGACCCGGGTGGAGCCTGTTCACCGACGGCGCCCCGGGTGGCGACTCCCCGGCCGCGATCGGCGAGCGGGCCGACCGGGTCCTGCACCGGGCCCGTGGCCTGCTGGCCGGCGGCGACGTCGCCCTGGTCTGCCACGGGCACATGAGCCGGGTGCTCGCCGCCCGGTGGGTGGGACTGGACGCCGGGTGCGCGCGGGTCCTCGCCCAGGACCCGGCCTGTGTGACGGTGCTGGGCTCCTACCGGGGCGACCCGATCATCGACCACGCGAACGTGCCGCCGGGGCCGGCCAACGCCTCGACCGGCACTCCCGAGCGCCACCACTGA
- a CDS encoding GNAT family N-acetyltransferase, with translation MPDLHPPHTPADPRIRDVTPADVAAVVGLIHELALYEKLPDECHVTAELLSAALFAPQPSVFAQVAVVDGTVAGFAMWFLNFSTWEGVHGIHLEDLYVRPEHRGSGLGKALLSHLAAIAVSRGYARVEWSVLDWNTPSIDFYRALGAEPMDGWTTFRLTGPALARTGTGTA, from the coding sequence GTGCCCGACCTGCACCCCCCGCACACCCCGGCCGATCCGCGGATCCGCGACGTCACCCCGGCCGACGTCGCCGCGGTCGTCGGCCTGATCCACGAACTGGCGCTGTACGAGAAACTGCCGGACGAGTGCCATGTCACCGCCGAGCTGCTCTCCGCTGCGCTGTTCGCGCCGCAGCCGTCGGTGTTCGCCCAGGTCGCCGTGGTCGACGGTACGGTCGCCGGCTTCGCGATGTGGTTCCTGAACTTTTCCACCTGGGAGGGCGTGCACGGGATCCACCTCGAGGACCTCTACGTCCGGCCGGAGCACCGCGGCTCCGGGCTCGGCAAGGCCCTGCTGAGCCATCTCGCCGCGATCGCGGTGAGCCGCGGCTACGCCCGGGTCGAGTGGTCGGTACTGGACTGGAACACCCCCAGCATCGACTTCTACCGCGCGCTCGGCGCGGAGCCGATGGACGGCTGGACGACGTTCCGGCTCACCGGTCCGGCGCTGGCCCGAACAGGGACGGGAACCGCCTGA